A genome region from Neptunomonas japonica JAMM 1380 includes the following:
- a CDS encoding ABC transporter permease subunit has protein sequence MNPIVTVAAKEFRDGLRNRWVLSIAIIFAVMATGLAYFGSAAAGQVGFTSLSTTIVSLASLAVFIIPLIALMLAYDGIVGEDESGTLLLLLTYPLSRWQLLCGKMLGHGVIMAFSTLVGFGSAALIMGLFAPDISWSELAVPFGLFILSAVLLGWIFIAFAYVISVSVTEKSKAAGLALIVWFLFVLVFDLGLLGLLVGTQGDVDAELFPYLLLLNPTDIFRLVNITYFADQQLSGLMAIAEHVRLSTTALLVSLLVWLAVPVSLALALFNRRAL, from the coding sequence ATGAACCCCATAGTAACGGTTGCCGCAAAAGAGTTTCGCGATGGTCTACGTAACCGCTGGGTGCTTTCCATTGCAATAATATTCGCAGTGATGGCTACCGGTCTCGCTTATTTTGGATCAGCTGCTGCAGGGCAGGTAGGATTTACATCGTTATCTACAACCATAGTTAGCTTAGCTAGTTTAGCGGTGTTCATCATTCCATTGATAGCATTGATGTTGGCTTACGACGGTATTGTAGGAGAGGATGAAAGTGGCACTTTACTATTGTTGCTCACTTATCCGTTATCACGCTGGCAGTTATTGTGTGGAAAAATGCTAGGCCATGGTGTCATTATGGCATTTTCTACTTTAGTGGGCTTTGGTTCAGCTGCTTTGATCATGGGGCTGTTTGCGCCTGATATTAGTTGGTCGGAGTTGGCGGTTCCTTTTGGCTTGTTTATTTTGTCTGCTGTCTTGTTGGGTTGGATTTTTATCGCTTTCGCTTATGTCATTAGTGTTAGCGTGACCGAAAAATCTAAAGCGGCAGGCTTAGCGTTAATTGTCTGGTTTTTGTTTGTACTGGTTTTTGACTTGGGGCTTCTTGGTTTATTGGTCGGTACTCAAGGCGATGTTGATGCCGAGCTTTTCCCGTATTTATTACTGTTGAATCCAACTGATATTTTTCGTTTGGTCAATATCACTTACTTTGCTGATCAGCAGCTCAGTGGTTTGATGGCAATCGCTGAGCATGTGCGTTTATCTACAACTGCACTGTTAGTGAGTTTGCTAGTTTGGCTGGCAGTGCCCGTTTCGCTGGCACTGGCGTTATTTAATAGGAGAGCATTGTGA
- a CDS encoding nitrous oxide reductase accessory protein NosL, with translation MNTFVRMRLSIAVLLIAVIGLTGCNEDSTAKVMAQKAMALESAEECHLCGMLITRFPGPKGQVYERGIKKNMKFCSTRDMFAYALDPEHKHNIQSVFVHDMAVNPWDEPSEETYIDGREAWFVIGSTKKGAMGPTLGSFKTKESAEAFAKEFGGELKRFEELTLDTI, from the coding sequence GTGAATACTTTTGTCCGTATGCGTTTGTCTATCGCAGTTCTGTTGATTGCTGTCATAGGCTTAACAGGATGCAATGAAGATTCAACTGCGAAAGTGATGGCGCAGAAGGCGATGGCGCTTGAAAGTGCTGAAGAGTGTCATTTATGTGGCATGTTGATCACACGTTTTCCAGGCCCTAAGGGGCAAGTATATGAGCGCGGTATTAAGAAAAACATGAAGTTTTGTTCCACCCGTGACATGTTTGCTTACGCACTTGACCCTGAGCACAAACACAACATTCAATCAGTGTTTGTTCATGACATGGCTGTAAACCCGTGGGATGAACCAAGTGAAGAGACTTACATTGATGGGCGTGAAGCATGGTTCGTGATTGGCTCGACGAAAAAAGGGGCTATGGGGCCAACTTTAGGGAGTTTTAAAACCAAAGAAAGTGCTGAAGCATTTGCAAAAGAATTTGGTGGTGAGCTTAAGCGTTTTGAAGAGCTGACATTGGATACTATTTGA
- a CDS encoding FAD-dependent monooxygenase translates to MRTESVVENVSTDAGRGYVTLTSGKVITASLIAAADTRFSEMRRKMGVSATLKDFSRTAIVCRMEHSRSHQQTALECFHYGRTTAVLPMQGNRSSVVITVNSRDAQQYAEMSEEDFNDNIETQLQGMLGEMTLLGKRHVYPLVAVHANQFVARRFALIGDAAVGMHPVTAHGFNLGLRGQATLAKAIESAITEGGDIGSENVLKAYESAHMRISRVLYHGTNIVVGLFTHESVAAKLARKATLRLANNIVPIKRLITESLTESELEQPSALKEIAQHLPRLPLPAFPLIGPIKKAAQVVSKRIPDKVNPLKRIGFL, encoded by the coding sequence ATTCGTACTGAAAGTGTCGTAGAAAATGTTTCAACTGATGCCGGACGTGGCTATGTAACCTTGACCTCTGGCAAGGTTATAACTGCTAGTTTGATTGCGGCAGCAGATACTCGCTTTTCTGAAATGCGAAGAAAAATGGGGGTTTCAGCAACCCTAAAAGACTTCTCGCGTACCGCTATTGTTTGTCGTATGGAACACAGTCGCTCACACCAGCAAACGGCGCTAGAATGTTTTCATTATGGACGGACAACGGCTGTGCTGCCAATGCAAGGAAATCGTTCATCTGTTGTGATTACAGTCAACAGTCGTGATGCACAACAGTATGCTGAAATGAGTGAAGAGGATTTTAACGACAATATTGAGACGCAGCTTCAAGGTATGCTCGGTGAAATGACCTTGTTGGGTAAGCGCCATGTTTATCCTTTGGTTGCTGTTCATGCTAACCAATTTGTCGCCAGACGATTTGCCTTAATCGGTGATGCCGCAGTAGGTATGCACCCGGTCACTGCGCACGGCTTTAATTTGGGGCTGCGTGGTCAGGCAACGTTGGCTAAAGCGATTGAAAGTGCAATAACGGAAGGTGGGGATATTGGTAGCGAAAATGTGCTTAAAGCTTATGAGTCAGCTCATATGCGTATCTCTCGTGTGCTCTATCATGGAACAAATATTGTAGTGGGCTTGTTCACGCATGAGAGTGTTGCCGCTAAATTAGCAAGAAAGGCAACGCTTCGTTTGGCGAATAATATAGTGCCGATTAAGCGCCTTATCACTGAATCACTAACAGAAAGTGAGTTAGAGCAACCCTCTGCATTAAAAGAAATAGCACAGCACTTACCAAGACTTCCTTTGCCTGCATTCCCTTTAATAGGCCCTATTAAGAAGGCAGCCCAGGTGGTAAGTAAACGAATACCCGATAAAGTGAATCCATTAAAACGAATCGGTTTTCTGTAG
- a CDS encoding EAL domain-containing protein, with translation MRCLILDDSKAITGLLEAIIMEELGAEQALVANNVADALVLLEKNPLSIDVVFCDLNLPDVDGVAFLRMLSEREYQGYIVIVSSVSHRVLKSVEHLARNHHLKLLGTIIKPISPQSVIQLLQSAGSHSGAKPQARAKEKLTVPELIDALEEGYFECYYQPQVCAMTRNVVGFEALARLQHPKRNLVFPDDFISLMEQHNLILRLTKDQIVSVFKQWNIWHQQGHYYRIAINISALLLNDLELPEFILTQIKKYDVKPKLLTLEITESCLNEDRTRALEVLSRLSMYGINLSIDDFGTGYSSIERLQSLPFNEVKIDRSFVQNAASSESERPVLDSMIGMANRLGLRVVLEGVETLAHWQMVCHSGCDSFQGYFIAKPMDVDKLEEWLADWNKMTD, from the coding sequence ATGAGATGCTTAATCCTTGATGATAGCAAGGCAATTACGGGGTTGCTTGAAGCTATCATTATGGAAGAGTTAGGTGCTGAGCAAGCACTAGTCGCTAACAACGTAGCCGATGCACTTGTATTACTAGAAAAAAATCCCCTGTCTATTGATGTTGTTTTCTGCGACCTCAATTTACCCGATGTTGATGGCGTAGCGTTTTTACGAATGCTATCTGAGAGGGAGTACCAAGGTTATATTGTTATTGTTAGTTCTGTATCTCATCGAGTGCTCAAGTCTGTTGAGCATTTAGCACGTAACCACCACTTGAAGCTCTTAGGCACTATTATTAAGCCTATTTCTCCCCAGTCAGTTATTCAGTTATTGCAGAGTGCTGGCAGTCATAGTGGAGCCAAACCGCAAGCTAGAGCCAAAGAAAAACTGACGGTACCTGAGCTGATCGATGCTTTAGAAGAAGGCTACTTCGAGTGTTATTATCAGCCGCAAGTATGTGCAATGACACGCAATGTTGTTGGCTTTGAAGCTCTTGCTCGATTACAGCACCCTAAAAGAAATTTAGTTTTCCCTGATGATTTTATTTCTTTAATGGAGCAGCACAATTTGATTCTTCGTCTAACGAAAGATCAAATCGTTTCAGTTTTCAAACAGTGGAATATATGGCATCAGCAAGGCCATTATTATCGAATTGCGATCAATATCTCTGCATTATTATTAAATGATTTAGAGCTCCCTGAGTTTATTCTTACACAGATTAAAAAATATGATGTTAAACCCAAACTGCTAACACTCGAAATTACTGAGTCATGTTTAAATGAAGATCGCACTAGGGCTCTTGAGGTACTTAGTCGCTTGTCCATGTATGGTATTAATCTATCTATTGATGATTTCGGTACAGGGTATTCCTCTATTGAGAGGCTTCAAAGTCTGCCATTTAATGAGGTGAAGATTGATCGCTCCTTTGTTCAAAATGCGGCATCCTCTGAAAGTGAAAGGCCGGTACTTGATTCGATGATTGGAATGGCTAACCGTTTAGGTCTACGAGTTGTCTTAGAAGGTGTCGAAACATTAGCGCATTGGCAGATGGTGTGTCATTCAGGTTGTGACAGCTTCCAAGGGTACTTTATTGCAAAACCAATGGATGTAGACAAACTTGAGGAATGGTTAGCGGATTGGAATAAAATGACCGACTGA
- a CDS encoding EAL and HDOD domain-containing protein, which translates to MSKLASTLESEDQLSVLMARQPIFSKSQDVVAFELLFRGQADGNLQAIKDDIATFDVVMNTYANIVADEGSKRLPCYLKITDKVLLNDSLPDLPPSLFSLEILGRSDITPEFIAKVKECAQKGYRIVLADYDPQDPKFDLLLNVIHVLKLDIQRLGLSELPNIIHKLRPHQLDLLADKVETKDEFRQCLEMGFSLYQGYFLSHPMPVKGKKISSNKVLLLQLLGELEQDSATGASLEGIAINDPALTYKILKVVNSAAFNVPREINSLSHAITLLGMEQIRRWIMLFLTTAQDGKPNQLTRNMLIRGRMCELLAELMGNANSMNYFIVGLLSQLDALFDIDMKELLNEVPLSHELKDALLHFSGPMGETLKDVENYERGQFEQLSASVDRPLYEVAYRHSLKWSEQVMNALLS; encoded by the coding sequence GTGTCAAAACTTGCATCTACCCTTGAGAGCGAAGATCAACTGAGTGTCTTGATGGCACGCCAGCCTATTTTTTCGAAAAGTCAGGATGTAGTTGCTTTTGAATTGCTTTTTCGTGGGCAGGCTGACGGTAACTTACAAGCCATTAAGGATGATATTGCTACTTTTGATGTGGTGATGAATACCTACGCTAATATAGTGGCGGATGAGGGAAGCAAAAGGCTACCTTGTTATCTCAAAATCACCGATAAAGTATTACTTAATGACAGTTTGCCTGATTTACCACCCTCATTATTTTCGCTAGAAATTCTTGGGCGTTCTGATATTACACCTGAATTTATTGCCAAAGTGAAAGAATGTGCACAAAAAGGCTATCGAATTGTACTGGCCGACTATGACCCTCAAGATCCTAAGTTTGACCTTTTATTGAATGTCATTCATGTATTGAAACTGGATATTCAACGGTTGGGATTATCTGAGTTGCCCAATATTATTCATAAGTTAAGGCCTCATCAGCTAGACTTATTAGCGGATAAAGTCGAAACAAAAGATGAGTTTCGCCAATGCTTGGAAATGGGGTTCTCTTTGTATCAGGGGTATTTTCTGAGCCACCCGATGCCTGTTAAAGGGAAAAAAATTAGTAGTAACAAAGTACTGCTATTACAATTATTAGGTGAGTTGGAGCAGGACAGCGCGACAGGCGCTTCGCTTGAAGGGATTGCAATTAATGATCCTGCACTCACTTATAAAATTCTTAAAGTTGTAAATTCTGCCGCTTTCAATGTACCTCGTGAGATTAACTCTCTCTCTCATGCGATTACCCTGCTTGGGATGGAACAAATTCGACGCTGGATAATGCTTTTCTTAACGACCGCGCAGGATGGAAAACCAAATCAATTAACACGTAACATGCTGATACGTGGACGAATGTGCGAATTGTTAGCTGAGTTGATGGGCAATGCAAATAGTATGAACTACTTTATTGTAGGCTTGCTTTCTCAATTAGATGCGCTATTTGATATTGATATGAAAGAGCTTTTAAATGAAGTTCCTCTTAGTCATGAGCTTAAAGATGCACTTTTGCATTTTTCAGGCCCTATGGGGGAAACCTTAAAAGATGTTGAGAACTATGAACGAGGCCAGTTTGAGCAGCTCAGTGCTAGTGTTGACCGTCCTTTATATGAGGTGGCATATCGGCATAGCTTAAAGTGGTCGGAGCAAGTTATGAATGCGTTGCTTAGCTAA
- a CDS encoding putative bifunctional diguanylate cyclase/phosphodiesterase — protein sequence MKLFTAVLLSPVSILMIVLILLIELVWLPDISSKVLDERVAEVSRSIHLVGETLQLSPTTSQQWLPSLNVDEVKEGSWRKIFLISPDTNDTQLIPPAEYANGARFISFPVKNSQLIVGAWINSHAVLLHVKAPVRRFEMTVLLWGIFFSVLSVLLQQHMLFKPLRQLTREIDEVVASGNVTALDNSHVKGALFEPLIGSLTKMCHAIKKKCVEFESAAKQSLIDEERLNKALDISRLGCWEWILKEDRFWYSDSLTSILLIKDNQQLNLESFISGVHPADRSEVVKKLRKMRDDAQSVELCFRVSALSGEYRHVQLLSTVVLDSQGGVSRICGICQDITEHKNIEASLKKLSSAITHSGSSVLITDVIGAIEYVNPKYTETTGYLLADVVGQQPELLSRKLMKPDCYESLWQSLLSGQHWRGELRGRKKDNSTFWSLVSISPINNEYGELTHFVIVCEDVTELKDAHARMERLALYDELTGLPNRRFFFSELSRLFEQDVMEYPSVVMLLDLDFFKTVNDTQGHAAGDRLLIEVAQRLVGTLQDGDIAARLGGDEFAILINPVLDVDQIEVIAQRILNEISRPFYINEHELQISTSLGLAWLPKDGNTPEALLKHADLAMYQAKELGRNQYRFFTESLHDQLQAYIRFSREMPKALETNSFILEYQPQVSLKTGAIIGVEALVRWDHPELGIVSPQRFISVAEETGFIVPLGRWVLKTACKTLKHLALHQMSHIKVAINLSSRQFRDPNLLTMIRQMLQEYDVDPACLELEITESLLMHDIGLAIETLKELQALGITIAIDDFGIGYSSFNYLKTLPINVLKVDREFIKDIPDHLDDMEITAAMISMAHRLGMTVVAEGIETQVQQVFLEEHHCDIGQGYLFSRPIELSKLMVLLTKQDAK from the coding sequence GTGAAGCTATTCACAGCTGTGCTGTTGTCGCCGGTCTCTATACTAATGATCGTTCTCATTTTGCTGATCGAGTTGGTATGGTTGCCTGACATATCCAGTAAGGTATTAGACGAGCGAGTAGCTGAAGTCAGTCGCTCGATACATTTGGTTGGTGAAACGCTTCAGTTGTCCCCGACTACTTCGCAACAGTGGCTGCCTTCTTTAAATGTAGACGAGGTAAAGGAGGGCAGTTGGCGGAAAATTTTTCTAATCTCACCTGACACGAACGATACTCAATTAATACCTCCCGCTGAGTATGCTAACGGCGCCCGTTTCATTAGTTTTCCTGTAAAAAATAGCCAGTTGATAGTCGGAGCTTGGATTAACTCCCACGCGGTACTTTTGCATGTAAAAGCACCTGTGCGCAGATTTGAGATGACGGTTTTGCTTTGGGGAATCTTCTTTTCTGTTTTATCTGTTTTGTTGCAACAGCACATGTTGTTTAAACCGTTAAGACAACTGACTCGTGAGATTGATGAGGTAGTCGCTAGTGGTAATGTAACAGCTTTAGATAATAGCCATGTCAAAGGGGCATTATTTGAGCCTTTAATAGGCTCTCTTACTAAAATGTGTCATGCCATTAAGAAGAAGTGCGTAGAATTTGAATCTGCAGCTAAGCAGTCACTCATTGATGAGGAGCGCTTGAATAAAGCGCTGGATATATCGCGTTTGGGCTGTTGGGAGTGGATTTTAAAAGAAGACCGTTTTTGGTATTCCGATAGCCTCACTTCCATTTTGCTAATAAAAGACAATCAGCAATTAAATTTAGAAAGTTTTATTTCTGGTGTACACCCAGCGGATCGTAGCGAAGTGGTAAAAAAACTACGTAAGATGCGAGACGACGCTCAGTCAGTAGAGTTGTGTTTTCGTGTGTCTGCCCTTTCTGGTGAATACCGTCATGTCCAGCTACTAAGCACCGTTGTGCTGGATAGCCAAGGGGGTGTCAGTCGAATTTGCGGTATATGCCAAGATATTACCGAGCACAAAAATATAGAAGCGTCATTGAAAAAACTCTCCAGTGCAATTACCCATAGCGGCTCGAGTGTTTTAATCACCGATGTTATCGGTGCTATTGAGTATGTGAATCCTAAATATACAGAGACAACCGGCTACTTGTTAGCTGATGTTGTTGGGCAACAGCCAGAGTTGCTTAGTAGAAAACTGATGAAGCCTGATTGTTATGAATCCCTTTGGCAATCCTTGTTATCCGGTCAGCATTGGCGCGGCGAGCTTCGAGGGCGAAAAAAAGATAATAGTACGTTTTGGTCCCTTGTCTCCATTTCTCCGATTAATAATGAGTATGGCGAGTTAACTCATTTTGTTATCGTCTGCGAAGATGTTACCGAGCTTAAAGATGCGCATGCTCGAATGGAGCGCTTAGCTTTATATGATGAACTTACGGGTTTACCTAATCGTCGCTTTTTCTTTAGTGAACTATCGCGTTTATTTGAGCAGGATGTGATGGAGTATCCCTCTGTTGTTATGCTGTTAGATTTAGATTTTTTCAAAACAGTTAATGATACTCAAGGTCATGCTGCAGGCGATCGGTTATTGATAGAAGTCGCACAGCGTTTGGTGGGAACCCTTCAGGATGGGGATATAGCCGCCCGTTTAGGGGGGGATGAGTTCGCCATATTAATTAATCCAGTGTTAGATGTTGACCAAATAGAAGTGATCGCGCAACGTATTTTGAATGAGATCTCACGACCATTTTATATAAATGAGCATGAATTACAGATTAGTACTAGTCTTGGTTTGGCGTGGTTACCTAAGGACGGTAATACACCTGAAGCACTTTTAAAGCATGCTGATTTGGCTATGTATCAAGCCAAAGAGCTGGGACGCAATCAGTATCGATTCTTTACAGAAAGCCTACATGACCAGTTGCAAGCCTATATTCGATTTTCAAGAGAGATGCCAAAAGCTCTAGAAACAAATAGTTTTATACTTGAGTACCAACCGCAAGTGAGCCTCAAAACAGGGGCTATTATCGGCGTAGAGGCCTTGGTTCGCTGGGATCACCCTGAGTTAGGTATTGTTTCTCCACAGCGCTTTATTTCAGTTGCTGAAGAAACGGGGTTTATAGTGCCATTAGGGCGTTGGGTGCTGAAAACGGCGTGCAAAACTTTGAAGCATCTAGCGCTTCATCAAATGTCTCATATTAAAGTAGCCATCAATTTATCATCACGGCAGTTCCGTGATCCGAACCTGCTGACGATGATTCGACAGATGTTGCAAGAATATGATGTCGACCCAGCATGCTTAGAGTTAGAAATTACTGAATCTCTTTTAATGCATGATATAGGCTTAGCCATAGAAACTTTAAAAGAGTTACAAGCGTTAGGCATCACTATTGCCATTGATGATTTTGGTATTGGTTATTCTTCGTTTAATTATTTGAAGACGTTACCTATTAATGTGCTGAAAGTGGATAGAGAGTTCATTAAAGATATCCCAGATCACTTAGATGATATGGAGATAACAGCAGCGATGATCTCTATGGCACATCGCCTAGGTATGACGGTTGTTGCAGAAGGCATTGAAACGCAGGTACAGCAGGTATTTCTTGAAGAGCACCACTGCGATATAGGGCAGGGATACCTGTTTAGTCGTCCCATTGAATTATCAAAACTGATGGTGCTGTTAACGAAACAGGACGCTAAATGA
- a CDS encoding sulfite exporter TauE/SafE family protein produces MTAWLPDGLNHLDLMILVSMSALTSMMTAAVGIGGGVLLLAIMAQMIPVQALIPVHGLVQLGSNGNRAYMTRQHIDWQMSRLFILGAVLGAAISVWIVVQLPLDMIRLCVAFFILFLVWGPKPKALLLSNSKLVLAGAVTTIISAFVGATGPLVAAFVHRQNMGKLPTVATFAACMSFQHLLKAVVFMSVGFVFQEWLLVVLLMIASGALGTWVGLHLLKSLSADVFKQLFRWVVTVLALRLCWQVFFSG; encoded by the coding sequence ATGACGGCATGGTTGCCCGATGGATTAAATCATCTGGACCTGATGATTCTTGTTAGTATGAGTGCTCTAACATCGATGATGACAGCGGCAGTTGGTATTGGGGGTGGTGTTTTATTATTGGCTATCATGGCTCAAATGATTCCTGTTCAGGCATTGATTCCCGTACATGGTTTGGTGCAGCTGGGTTCAAATGGTAATCGAGCCTATATGACGCGACAACATATAGATTGGCAGATGAGCCGTTTGTTTATTCTTGGGGCTGTATTAGGTGCTGCGATTTCTGTTTGGATTGTTGTGCAGTTACCTTTGGATATGATCCGTTTGTGTGTTGCATTTTTTATTCTGTTTCTTGTTTGGGGGCCAAAACCTAAAGCGCTGCTTCTTTCCAATAGCAAATTAGTTTTAGCGGGTGCTGTGACGACTATTATTTCTGCTTTTGTCGGCGCCACAGGGCCTTTAGTCGCTGCGTTTGTGCATCGTCAGAATATGGGTAAACTTCCTACGGTGGCAACCTTTGCCGCCTGTATGTCATTTCAGCACCTATTAAAAGCCGTGGTTTTCATGAGTGTTGGTTTTGTTTTTCAGGAGTGGCTATTAGTGGTTTTATTGATGATTGCCAGTGGCGCTCTGGGGACATGGGTGGGTTTGCATTTATTGAAGTCGTTATCTGCAGATGTTTTTAAGCAACTCTTTCGTTGGGTCGTTACTGTACTGGCGTTACGCCTATGTTGGCAGGTATTTTTTTCTGGTTAG
- the ilvD gene encoding dihydroxy-acid dehydratase yields the protein MPVYRSKTSTAGRNMAGARALWRATGMKDDDFHKPIIAIANSFTQFVPGHVHLKDMGQLVAREIEKAGGVAKEFNTIAVDDGIAMGHDGMLYSLPSRDIIADSVEYMVNAHCADALVCISNCDKITPGMLMAGMRLNIPVIFVSGGPMEAGKTKLSEHKLDLVDAMVIAVDDTASDEKVAEYERSACPTCGSCSGMFTANSMNCLTEALGLSLPGNGTMLATHGDRRRLFEEAGERIVDLAKRYYEQDDESVLPRNIGNFKAFENAMTLDISMGGSTNTILHLLAIAQEAEIDFTMDDIDRLSHTVPQLCKVAPNSPLYHVEDVHRAGGIFAILGELARAGKLHTDLPTVHSSTMLEGLEKWDIMRNPSPEVVEFFKAGPAGIPTQTAFSQSTRWPTLDGDRENGCIRSIEHAFSLEGGLAVLTGNIALDGCVVKTAGVDDSILVFEGPAHVTESQDEAVANILADKVKSGDIIIVRYEGPKGGPGMQEMLYPTSYIKSKGLGKECALLTDGRFSGGTSGLSIGHVSPEAAAGGAIGLVENGDNIRIDIPNRTINLLVSDEELAKRRAAMDAKGKDGWKPVEARPRKVSAALKAYALLATSADKGAVRDLSMLD from the coding sequence ATGCCCGTTTATCGCTCTAAAACTTCTACAGCTGGCCGTAATATGGCAGGAGCCCGCGCTTTATGGCGTGCCACTGGTATGAAAGATGACGACTTCCATAAGCCAATCATTGCGATTGCTAACTCATTTACCCAGTTTGTACCTGGTCATGTCCACCTGAAAGATATGGGACAACTGGTTGCACGCGAAATCGAAAAAGCCGGCGGCGTTGCCAAAGAATTCAATACTATTGCTGTTGATGATGGTATCGCAATGGGCCATGACGGCATGCTGTACTCATTACCATCACGCGATATTATTGCCGACTCAGTCGAGTATATGGTTAATGCGCACTGTGCAGACGCACTCGTTTGCATATCCAACTGTGACAAGATCACACCAGGAATGCTGATGGCCGGTATGCGCCTCAACATCCCTGTTATTTTTGTTTCCGGCGGCCCGATGGAAGCAGGTAAAACTAAACTTTCCGAGCACAAATTAGATCTTGTAGATGCAATGGTTATCGCCGTTGACGACACCGCTTCGGATGAAAAGGTTGCTGAATACGAGCGTTCTGCCTGCCCTACCTGTGGTTCATGTTCAGGGATGTTTACCGCCAATTCTATGAACTGTCTGACAGAAGCACTAGGGTTGTCATTACCGGGCAATGGAACGATGCTAGCAACTCATGGTGACCGTCGCCGTCTGTTTGAAGAAGCAGGTGAGCGTATTGTTGACCTAGCTAAACGTTACTATGAACAGGATGACGAATCCGTTCTGCCTCGCAACATCGGTAATTTTAAAGCCTTTGAAAATGCGATGACACTAGATATCTCTATGGGTGGATCAACCAACACTATCCTGCATTTACTCGCCATTGCACAAGAAGCTGAAATAGACTTCACGATGGATGATATCGACCGCCTATCCCATACCGTTCCCCAGCTCTGTAAAGTGGCACCTAACTCGCCTCTTTACCATGTTGAAGATGTGCATCGTGCCGGCGGTATTTTCGCCATACTCGGCGAGTTAGCGCGTGCCGGAAAACTCCACACTGACCTACCAACGGTACACAGTAGTACAATGCTTGAAGGTCTGGAAAAGTGGGATATCATGCGTAACCCTTCTCCTGAAGTGGTTGAGTTCTTCAAAGCAGGCCCTGCAGGAATACCTACACAGACAGCATTTAGTCAGTCGACACGTTGGCCAACACTAGATGGTGACCGTGAAAATGGCTGTATCCGTTCAATTGAACATGCTTTCTCCTTGGAAGGCGGGCTAGCCGTATTAACCGGCAACATTGCTCTGGATGGCTGCGTAGTAAAAACAGCAGGTGTAGATGATTCAATTCTCGTATTTGAAGGCCCTGCGCATGTCACCGAATCTCAAGATGAAGCAGTGGCTAACATTCTCGCAGACAAGGTAAAATCTGGCGATATCATCATTGTTCGCTACGAAGGCCCCAAAGGCGGTCCCGGCATGCAAGAAATGCTTTATCCAACCTCTTACATCAAGTCAAAAGGCTTAGGCAAAGAGTGCGCACTACTCACTGACGGACGCTTTTCAGGTGGAACATCGGGCTTATCCATTGGCCACGTATCACCAGAAGCTGCAGCCGGTGGCGCTATTGGTTTAGTTGAGAATGGCGATAACATTCGTATCGACATCCCTAACCGCACAATCAATTTGCTGGTATCTGATGAAGAACTAGCAAAACGTCGTGCCGCCATGGATGCTAAAGGTAAAGATGGCTGGAAACCTGTTGAAGCACGCCCACGTAAAGTGTCGGCAGCGCTTAAAGCCTATGCATTACTAGCAACCTCAGCTGATAAAGGCGCTGTTCGCGACTTAAGCATGTTGGACTAA
- a CDS encoding Crp/Fnr family transcriptional regulator, with the protein MIDVLDLLPFVDGLNPVEYQRLRNAQQISMEEGSVLLRQGDTCKGFLILIEGCIRVFGRSVQGRELEMYRIEKMGTCVLTTSCLLASSAYPAEAVVEKDARILLIKDEDFSFLMSESTAFRRFVFESYSERLSGLLMLVQSIAFERIEVRLARYLSKESQKSLVLSISHQHIADTLGTAREVISRHLKIMEQQHWLALSRGQIIILEPSLMEVFLKEQC; encoded by the coding sequence ATGATTGATGTGTTAGATTTACTTCCTTTCGTTGACGGTTTGAACCCTGTCGAGTATCAGCGGCTTCGTAATGCTCAGCAGATCTCAATGGAGGAGGGTTCTGTTCTGTTACGCCAAGGCGATACATGTAAAGGCTTTTTAATTCTCATTGAAGGGTGTATTCGTGTTTTTGGTCGCTCAGTTCAAGGCCGAGAACTAGAAATGTATCGTATTGAAAAAATGGGGACCTGTGTTTTAACCACGTCATGTTTGCTTGCGAGTAGTGCTTATCCTGCAGAAGCCGTGGTAGAGAAAGATGCTCGAATTTTATTAATTAAGGACGAGGATTTCTCGTTTTTAATGTCTGAGTCGACAGCTTTTAGACGCTTTGTTTTTGAATCTTACTCTGAGCGCCTTAGTGGTTTGCTGATGCTGGTTCAGTCAATTGCATTTGAGCGAATTGAAGTTCGCTTGGCTCGCTATCTCTCAAAAGAAAGCCAAAAAAGCTTGGTTTTATCGATTTCCCACCAACATATAGCCGACACATTAGGCACAGCAAGAGAAGTGATCAGCCGACACTTAAAAATAATGGAGCAGCAGCATTGGCTAGCGTTATCGCGAGGGCAAATAATAATCTTAGAGCCTTCGCTAATGGAGGTGTTTTTGAAAGAGCAGTGCTGA